The Panicum hallii strain FIL2 chromosome 9, PHallii_v3.1, whole genome shotgun sequence genome has a window encoding:
- the LOC112876459 gene encoding protochlorophyllide reductase B, chloroplastic, with product MALQAATSFLPSALSARKEGSVKDSAFLGVRLADGLKLDTSALGQRTKRVSTSVAIRAQAAAVSSPSVTPASPSGKKTLRKGTAIITGASSGLGLATAKALAETGKWHVIMACRDFLKASRAAKAAGMDKDSYTIVHLDLASLDSVRQFVKNVRQLEMPIDVVVCNAAVYQPTAKEPSYTADGFEMSVGVNHLGHYLLARELLSDLQSSDYPSKRLIIVGSITGNTNTLAGNVPPKANLGDLRGLAGGLNGVGSSVMIDGGEFDGAKAYKDSKVCNMLTMQEFHRRYHEETGVTFASLYPGCIATTGLFREHIPLFRLLFPPFQKYITKGYVSEEEAGKRLAQVVSDPSLTKSGVYWSWNKNSASFENQLSEEASDADKAKKLWEISEKLVGLA from the exons ATGGCGCTCCAGGCGGCGACGTCCTTCCTCCCCTCGGCCCTCTCCGCGCGCAAGGAG GGGTCGGTAAAGGACTCGGCGTTCTTGGGTGTTCGTCTCGCGGATGGCCTCAAGCTGGATACCAGCGCTCTGGGCCAGCGCACCAAG AGGGTGAGCACGTCGGTGGCCAtccgcgcgcaggcggcggcggtgtcctCCCCGTCGGTGACTCCCGCGTCGCCGTCGGGCAAGAAGACCCTCCGCAAGGGCACGGCGATCATCACCGGCGCGTCCTCGGGTCTCGGCCTGGCCACGGCGAAGGCCCTGGCGGAGACCGGCAAGTGGCACGTCATCATGGCGTGCCGCGACTTCCTCAAGGCGTCGCGCGCGGCCAAGGCCGCGGGCATGGACAAGGACAGCTACACCATCGTGCACCTGGACCTGGCGTCCCTGGACAGCGTCCGCCAGTTCGTGAAGAACGTGCGGCAGCTGGAGATGCCCATCGACGTGGTGGTCTGCAACGCTGCCGTGTACCAGCCCACCGCCAAGGAGCCGTCCTACACCGCCGACGGCTTCGAGATGAGCGTCGGCGTCAACCACCTCGGCCACTACCTCCTCGCCCGCGAGCTCCTCAGCGACCTCCAGTCCTCCGACTACCCCTCCAAGCGCCTCATCATCGTCGGCTCCATCACCG GGAACACGAACACGCTGGCCGGGAACGTGCCGCCGAAGGCGAACCTGGGCGACCTGCGCGGGCTCGCCGGCGGCCTGAACGGCGTGGGCAGCTCGGTGATGATCGACGGCGGGGAGTTCGACGGCGCCAAGGCGTACAAGGACAGCAAGGTGTGCAACATGCTGACGATGCAGGAGTTccaccggcggtaccacgaggAGACGGGCGTGACCTTCGCGTCGCTCTACCCGGGGTGCATCGCCACCACGGGGCTGTTCCGGGAGCACATCCCGCTGTTCCGGCTGCTGTTCCCGCCGTTCCAGAAGTACATCACCAAGGGGTACGTCTCCGAGGAGGAGGCCGGGAAGCGGCTGGCGCAGGTGGTGAgcgaccccagcctcaccaagTCCGGCGTCTACTGGAGCTGGAACAAGAACTCAGCGTCCTTCGAGAACCAGCTCTCCGAGGAGGCCAGCGACGCCGACAAGGCCAAGAAGCTCTGGGAGATCAGCGAGAAGCTCGTCGGCTTGGCCTGA